In the Desulfomicrobium apsheronum genome, one interval contains:
- a CDS encoding phosphoadenosine phosphosulfate reductase family protein, translating into MILSEKTALARARMIEVLERFGPGTAVGWTGGKDSTVVLALWREVLREHVAAAPVRALNLDTGCKFPEVLAFRDRLAGEWGIELHIVRPDVDLVRYPLAVDPVQCCGDLKIRPLNEAVARLKIPALLTGVRADENPDRADRPWLEDHGDHVRALPILEWTELDVWTFMVREAVPWCSLYDQGYRSLGCMPCTVRSGRGERSGRDSAKEERMGQLRSLGYF; encoded by the coding sequence ATGATTCTCTCCGAAAAAACGGCCCTTGCCAGGGCGCGCATGATCGAGGTGCTGGAACGCTTCGGCCCGGGCACGGCCGTGGGCTGGACCGGAGGCAAGGATTCGACCGTGGTGCTGGCCCTGTGGCGGGAGGTGCTGCGCGAACATGTCGCTGCTGCGCCGGTGCGGGCCCTGAACCTTGATACGGGATGCAAGTTCCCGGAAGTGTTGGCATTTCGTGATCGGCTGGCTGGCGAGTGGGGTATCGAGCTGCATATCGTGCGGCCCGATGTCGATCTGGTCCGCTATCCGCTTGCGGTGGATCCGGTGCAATGCTGCGGCGACCTGAAGATCCGTCCCCTGAACGAGGCCGTCGCGCGGCTCAAGATTCCGGCCCTGTTGACCGGCGTGCGCGCCGATGAGAACCCGGACCGGGCCGACCGGCCATGGCTGGAGGATCACGGCGATCACGTCCGGGCCCTGCCCATTCTGGAATGGACGGAGCTTGATGTCTGGACCTTCATGGTGCGCGAGGCCGTCCCGTGGTGCAGCCTCTACGACCAGGGTTACCGATCCCTGGGCTGCATGCCCTGCACCGTCCGGTCGGGCCGGGGAGAACGCTCGGGGCGGGATTCGGCCAAGGAGGAGCGGATGGGGCAGCTCAGGAGCCTGGGGTATTTCTAG
- a CDS encoding PDDEXK nuclease domain-containing protein, whose protein sequence is MKKPVLPETADSTSLVNTLRDLIRQSRQQVLRSVDTIQVQTYWQIGRHIVEFEQGGQARANYGKRLLSNLADALTQEFGKGFDERNLRNMRAFFQCFPNWNAVRSELSWTHYRLLLRVDSAEARNWYMDETAGQNWSTRVLERQIGTLFYERLLSSKDKQRLLEDSREQMRSEIGSPRDFVRDPVMLEFLGVRDLAGLLESDLEQALMNKLQQFLLELGKGFAFVARQQRVSTETQDFYIDLVFYNYVLKCFVLIDLKTGHLSHQDIGQMDMYVRLYDDLRRGEGDNPTVGILLCGSRDHSVVRYSVLHESEHLFASKYRLVLPSEEELRRELDRETQAAQARQSE, encoded by the coding sequence ATGAAAAAGCCTGTACTGCCGGAGACGGCTGATTCAACCAGTCTCGTGAATACGCTCCGGGACTTGATCCGTCAGTCGCGGCAGCAGGTGCTGCGCAGCGTTGATACCATACAGGTGCAAACGTATTGGCAGATCGGCAGGCATATCGTTGAGTTCGAACAGGGCGGGCAGGCTCGAGCTAATTATGGTAAGCGGTTGTTATCCAATTTGGCGGACGCGCTGACCCAGGAATTCGGCAAAGGGTTTGATGAGCGTAACTTACGGAATATGCGGGCTTTTTTTCAGTGCTTCCCAAATTGGAACGCAGTGCGTTCCGAATTGAGCTGGACGCATTATCGCCTGCTGCTGCGGGTGGATTCAGCGGAGGCCCGCAACTGGTATATGGACGAAACGGCGGGGCAGAATTGGAGCACGCGGGTTTTAGAGCGGCAGATAGGCACCTTGTTTTACGAACGCCTGTTGTCCAGCAAGGATAAGCAGAGGTTGCTCGAAGATTCCCGAGAGCAGATGCGGTCGGAGATCGGTTCGCCACGTGATTTTGTACGCGATCCGGTCATGTTGGAATTTCTGGGCGTTCGTGATTTGGCAGGGTTGCTGGAGTCTGATTTGGAGCAGGCGCTCATGAACAAGCTCCAGCAATTTCTGCTGGAGCTTGGCAAGGGCTTTGCCTTTGTCGCACGTCAACAGCGCGTCAGCACTGAAACGCAGGATTTTTATATTGACCTCGTGTTCTATAATTATGTGCTCAAGTGTTTTGTGTTGATCGATCTGAAGACAGGTCATCTTTCGCATCAGGACATCGGTCAGATGGACATGTATGTGCGTCTGTATGACGATTTGCGACGCGGGGAGGGCGACAACCCGACTGTTGGGATATTGCTGTGCGGCAGCAGGGATCACTCGGTTGTCAGGTATTCAGTATTGCATGAAAGCGAACATCTATTCGCCAGTAAATACAGGTTGGTGCTGCCGAGCGAAGAGGAACTGCGCCGGGAACTGGACCGAGAAACTCAGGCCGCGCAGGCGCGGCAAAGCGAATAA
- the cooS gene encoding anaerobic carbon-monoxide dehydrogenase catalytic subunit, whose translation MAKEREIQDLSPWEDAQKMIAKAGREGVNLIWDRLKDQTPHCTFCEQGLSCSKCVMGPCRINPNGGPKKKYGVCGADGDLTVARNFGRFVAAGAAAHSDHGRDLLETLAAIGDGKTTDYGIRDEAKLERICTELGIEVEGLSVRERAKALADLFFEDYGCRSHNVAFSGRAPQKRKNIWARTGCSPRGIDRECVEMLHRTHMGVDCDPVSICLHASRTALADGWGGSMIATEVSDIIFGTPKPVKSLVNLGVLKEDQVNILVHGHSPIVSEMILAAAREPEILAKAKAEGAAGINIAGLCCTGNELLMRQGVPMAGNHLMTELAIVTGAVEMVIVDYQCIMPSLVNVAGCYHTKFVSTSDKAKFPGGIHMEFHYNNAREKAREAVLMAVEAFTRRDPAKVEIPSKPMSITSGFSNEAILGALGGTPEPLVQALQAGKVRGVVGIVGCNNPKLKHDHVHVNLAQELIKRDILVLATGCATVAMGKAGLLEPEAASRAGAGLAEICRALGIPPVLHVGSCVDNSRILHLCAVLANYAGLDISDLPVAASAPEWYSEKAAAIGLYAVASGVYTHLGLPPHILGSSMITTLALKGLDDVFGACFAVESGPLQAAELIDERIKAKRLALGWSA comes from the coding sequence ATGGCCAAGGAAAGAGAAATCCAGGATCTGAGTCCCTGGGAAGACGCTCAGAAAATGATCGCCAAGGCCGGACGCGAGGGAGTGAACCTCATCTGGGACCGGCTGAAAGACCAGACGCCCCACTGCACTTTCTGCGAACAGGGGCTGAGCTGCAGCAAATGCGTCATGGGCCCCTGCCGCATCAACCCCAACGGCGGGCCCAAGAAGAAATACGGCGTGTGCGGCGCCGACGGCGACCTGACCGTGGCCCGCAACTTCGGCCGTTTCGTGGCCGCCGGCGCGGCAGCGCACTCGGATCACGGACGCGACCTGCTGGAGACGCTGGCCGCCATCGGCGACGGCAAGACCACGGACTACGGCATCCGCGACGAGGCCAAGCTCGAACGCATCTGCACGGAACTGGGCATCGAGGTCGAAGGGCTCTCGGTGCGCGAACGGGCCAAGGCCCTGGCCGACCTTTTCTTCGAGGACTACGGCTGCCGCTCCCACAACGTGGCCTTCAGCGGCCGCGCCCCGCAGAAGCGCAAGAACATCTGGGCGCGTACCGGATGTTCGCCACGCGGCATCGACCGTGAATGCGTGGAGATGCTGCACCGCACGCACATGGGCGTGGACTGCGACCCGGTCTCCATCTGCCTGCATGCCAGCCGCACGGCCCTGGCCGACGGTTGGGGCGGGTCCATGATCGCCACCGAGGTCTCGGACATCATCTTCGGCACGCCAAAGCCCGTCAAATCCTTGGTCAACCTGGGCGTTCTCAAGGAGGATCAAGTCAATATCCTGGTCCATGGCCACAGCCCCATCGTCTCGGAGATGATCCTGGCCGCTGCGCGCGAGCCCGAAATCCTGGCCAAGGCCAAGGCGGAAGGCGCGGCCGGCATCAACATCGCGGGCCTGTGCTGCACGGGCAACGAACTGCTCATGCGCCAGGGCGTGCCCATGGCCGGGAACCACCTCATGACCGAGCTGGCCATCGTCACCGGCGCCGTGGAGATGGTCATCGTGGATTACCAGTGCATCATGCCGAGCCTGGTCAACGTGGCCGGCTGCTACCACACCAAGTTCGTATCCACCTCGGACAAGGCCAAGTTCCCCGGCGGCATCCACATGGAGTTCCACTACAACAACGCCCGCGAAAAGGCGCGCGAAGCCGTGCTCATGGCCGTGGAGGCCTTCACCCGGCGCGACCCGGCCAAGGTCGAGATTCCGTCGAAGCCCATGTCCATCACCTCGGGCTTCTCCAACGAAGCCATTCTGGGCGCCCTGGGCGGAACCCCTGAGCCCCTGGTGCAAGCCCTGCAGGCCGGGAAGGTGCGCGGCGTGGTCGGCATCGTAGGATGCAACAACCCCAAGCTCAAGCACGACCATGTACACGTGAATCTGGCCCAGGAGCTCATCAAGCGCGACATCCTCGTGCTGGCCACGGGCTGCGCCACGGTGGCCATGGGCAAGGCCGGACTCCTGGAGCCCGAAGCGGCCTCGCGGGCCGGAGCGGGCCTGGCTGAAATCTGCCGGGCGCTGGGCATCCCGCCGGTACTGCACGTGGGCAGCTGCGTGGACAACTCCCGCATCCTGCACCTCTGCGCCGTGCTGGCCAACTACGCGGGCCTTGACATCAGCGACCTGCCCGTGGCGGCCAGCGCGCCCGAGTGGTACTCCGAAAAGGCGGCGGCCATCGGCCTCTACGCCGTGGCCAGCGGCGTCTATACCCATCTGGGATTGCCCCCGCACATCCTGGGCAGCTCCATGATCACGACCCTGGCCCTGAAGGGGCTCGACGACGTCTTCGGCGCGTGCTTCGCCGTGGAGTCCGGCCCCCTGCAGGCCGCTGAACTGATCGATGAACGCATCAAGGCCAAGCGCCTGGCCCTGGGCTGGTCGGCCTAG
- the ispG gene encoding flavodoxin-dependent (E)-4-hydroxy-3-methylbut-2-enyl-diphosphate synthase produces MDTPIPAPRARTRSLFVGDVGIGGDNPVRVQSMTNTDTRDVDATLTQISALASAGCEIVRLAVLDLEASMALKKICAATPVPLIADIHFDSRLAVQAVEAGVRGLRINPGNIGGADKVDRVVHAARAAGVPIRIGVNSGSVDKDLLRKHGGPTPAAMVESALEHVRLLEERGFDAIKISLKSSSVLGTVAAYRLMAKTVDYPLHIGVTEAGTAMRGAVKSSVGLGILLAEGIGDTLRVSLTADPVEEMLVAWEILRALGLRARGPEIVSCPTCGRTEIGLIELAAAVEDRLRGVEEIFTVAVMGCVVNGPGEAREADIGVAGGRDSGLIFRKGEVVRKVKGRAELLPAFMEELEKFLDERRAGA; encoded by the coding sequence GTGGATACGCCCATCCCGGCTCCACGCGCCAGGACCCGCAGCCTGTTTGTGGGCGACGTGGGCATCGGCGGCGACAATCCCGTTCGCGTGCAGTCCATGACCAACACGGACACCCGCGATGTGGACGCGACTCTGACCCAGATTTCGGCCCTGGCCTCGGCCGGTTGCGAGATCGTGCGCCTGGCCGTGCTGGATCTTGAAGCATCCATGGCGTTGAAAAAAATCTGCGCCGCCACGCCCGTGCCGCTCATCGCGGACATCCACTTCGACTCCCGCCTGGCCGTGCAGGCCGTGGAGGCGGGGGTGCGGGGGCTGCGCATTAATCCCGGCAACATCGGCGGCGCGGACAAGGTCGATCGCGTGGTGCACGCGGCCCGCGCGGCCGGAGTGCCCATCCGCATCGGCGTGAACAGCGGTTCCGTGGACAAGGATCTGCTGCGTAAACACGGCGGCCCGACTCCGGCGGCCATGGTCGAGAGCGCCCTTGAACATGTGCGTCTGCTCGAAGAGAGAGGCTTTGACGCTATCAAGATTTCGCTCAAATCATCAAGTGTGCTCGGCACGGTGGCCGCGTATCGTCTCATGGCGAAAACTGTGGACTATCCGCTGCACATCGGCGTGACCGAGGCCGGGACGGCCATGCGCGGGGCGGTCAAGTCATCGGTGGGGCTGGGGATTCTGCTGGCCGAGGGCATTGGCGACACGCTTCGGGTGTCACTCACCGCCGATCCGGTGGAAGAGATGCTGGTGGCCTGGGAGATCCTGCGCGCCCTGGGCCTGCGGGCCAGGGGCCCGGAGATCGTGTCCTGCCCGACCTGCGGCCGCACCGAGATCGGGCTCATCGAACTGGCCGCCGCCGTCGAGGACCGTCTGCGCGGGGTGGAAGAGATCTTTACCGTGGCGGTCATGGGCTGCGTGGTCAACGGCCCCGGAGAGGCACGCGAGGCCGACATCGGCGTGGCCGGGGGGCGGGACTCGGGCCTCATCTTCCGCAAGGGCGAGGTCGTGCGCAAGGTGAAGGGCAGGGCGGAGCTGCTGCCCGCCTTCATGGAGGAGCTGGAAAAATTTCTGGATGAGCGGCGGGCCGGAGCATGA
- a CDS encoding Crp/Fnr family transcriptional regulator: MRLTEITLLQDLHRPEMAPVRKLFSSRKFARGALVFEPKAGDQIFIVTSGRARVYLAYRDKEFTMAMLDAGDVYATHTRAYVQALDDLEILIASVSEVRRYLGSMPSFNSAMIHVLGDLLSHAITVIDTLAFKDVRNRLIEFLVYEARRLPRCRECRHCGQCEDGGMVSLGLNTEQMATIIGSSRQTVSSLLNVLAKDGVIQLKGRGVICIPDIAVLEACAAQEN; this comes from the coding sequence ATGCGCCTGACCGAAATCACGCTGCTGCAAGACCTCCATCGCCCGGAGATGGCTCCCGTTCGCAAGCTCTTCAGCTCCCGGAAGTTTGCACGGGGAGCCCTGGTCTTCGAGCCCAAGGCCGGAGACCAGATCTTCATCGTGACCTCCGGGCGGGCCCGGGTGTACCTTGCCTACCGCGACAAGGAATTCACCATGGCCATGCTCGACGCCGGGGATGTCTACGCGACCCACACCCGGGCCTACGTGCAGGCCCTGGACGACCTGGAGATCCTCATCGCCAGCGTTTCCGAGGTCCGTCGCTATCTCGGCTCCATGCCGAGCTTCAACTCCGCCATGATCCACGTGCTGGGCGATCTTCTGTCCCACGCCATCACGGTCATCGACACCCTGGCCTTCAAGGACGTGCGCAACCGACTCATCGAATTTCTGGTCTACGAGGCGAGGCGTCTGCCCCGCTGCCGGGAGTGCCGCCACTGCGGCCAATGCGAGGATGGCGGCATGGTCTCCCTGGGTCTGAACACGGAACAGATGGCGACCATCATCGGCTCCTCCCGCCAGACCGTGTCTTCCCTGCTCAATGTCCTGGCCAAGGACGGAGTCATTCAGCTCAAGGGGCGCGGCGTCATCTGCATCCCCGACATCGCGGTGCTTGAGGCCTGTGCGGCGCAGGAGAACTGA
- a CDS encoding proline--tRNA ligase, producing MLFSKFYVPTLKETPAEAEVISHKLLLRAGMIRKLTSGIYTYMPLGLRAINKVANIVREEMNRAGAQEISMPMVQPADLWQESERWDFYGKELLRLKDRNGRDYCLGPTHEEVITDLVRGEVRSYRQLPINLYQIQTKFRDEIRPRFGLMRGREFIMKDAYSFDKDDEGVNASYQAMYDAYERIFTRLGLEFRAVSADSGAIGGSFSHEFMVLADTGEDTLAVCTSCSYAANLEKAETKPQPMCTQTCAAYEQVTTPGKHTVEDVAGFLAVSTTQVIKTLLFDVDGKSVAVLLRGDREVNDVKLKNLLGATNVELATPEQVVAWTGAPVGFAGPVGLSVDAIYADHEIAAGTDFVCGANAADAHLVHVDPRRDITLSTDAAPMGYADLRSITLDDPCPACGGSLTMPKGIEVGHVFKLGTKYSKSMNATFLDENGKEQVLIMGCYGIGVSRVVAASIEQNNDANGMIFPPSIAPFEVNILAMSTKDEKVMTMGREIHDWLEGQGIDTLFDDRDERPGVKFNEADLLGSPMQIVIGGKGLERGVLEAKNRKTGEKRELSVADWRNAILEWRKEVMKEWGLA from the coding sequence ATGCTGTTCAGCAAATTCTACGTTCCCACCCTGAAAGAAACCCCGGCCGAGGCCGAGGTCATCAGCCATAAGCTCCTGCTGCGCGCGGGCATGATCCGCAAGCTGACCAGCGGCATCTACACCTACATGCCGCTGGGCCTTCGCGCCATCAACAAGGTCGCAAACATCGTGCGTGAGGAGATGAACCGGGCCGGGGCCCAGGAAATCTCCATGCCCATGGTGCAGCCGGCCGACCTGTGGCAGGAGAGCGAGCGCTGGGATTTCTACGGCAAGGAGCTCCTGCGTCTGAAAGACCGTAACGGCCGCGACTACTGCCTCGGACCCACGCATGAAGAGGTCATCACTGATCTTGTTCGGGGCGAGGTCCGTTCCTACCGGCAGTTGCCCATCAACCTGTACCAGATCCAGACCAAGTTCCGCGACGAGATCCGCCCGCGCTTCGGCCTCATGCGCGGCCGCGAGTTCATCATGAAGGACGCCTACTCCTTCGACAAGGACGACGAGGGCGTAAACGCCAGCTACCAGGCCATGTACGACGCCTACGAGCGCATCTTTACCCGCCTGGGCCTGGAGTTCCGCGCCGTCAGCGCCGACTCGGGCGCCATCGGCGGCAGTTTTTCGCACGAGTTCATGGTCCTGGCCGACACGGGCGAGGACACCCTGGCCGTGTGCACGTCCTGTTCCTACGCGGCCAACCTCGAGAAGGCCGAGACAAAGCCCCAGCCCATGTGCACGCAGACCTGCGCCGCGTATGAGCAGGTGACCACTCCGGGCAAGCACACGGTGGAAGACGTGGCCGGGTTCCTGGCCGTGTCCACGACCCAGGTCATCAAGACCCTGCTCTTCGACGTGGACGGCAAATCCGTGGCCGTGCTGCTGCGCGGCGACCGCGAGGTCAACGACGTGAAGCTGAAAAACCTCCTCGGCGCGACCAACGTCGAACTGGCCACCCCGGAACAGGTCGTGGCCTGGACCGGCGCGCCCGTGGGCTTTGCCGGGCCGGTCGGCCTTTCGGTCGACGCCATCTACGCGGACCACGAGATCGCGGCGGGCACGGATTTCGTCTGCGGAGCCAACGCCGCCGACGCGCACCTTGTTCACGTTGACCCGCGCCGCGACATCACCCTGTCCACGGACGCCGCGCCCATGGGCTACGCGGACCTGCGCTCCATCACCCTGGACGACCCCTGCCCGGCCTGCGGCGGCTCCCTGACCATGCCCAAGGGCATTGAGGTCGGCCATGTCTTCAAGCTCGGGACCAAGTATTCCAAGTCCATGAATGCGACTTTCCTGGACGAGAACGGCAAGGAGCAGGTCCTCATCATGGGCTGCTACGGCATCGGCGTGAGCCGCGTGGTGGCCGCCAGCATCGAGCAGAACAACGACGCGAACGGCATGATCTTCCCGCCGTCTATCGCCCCCTTTGAAGTCAACATCCTGGCCATGTCCACCAAGGACGAAAAGGTCATGACCATGGGCCGCGAAATCCACGACTGGCTGGAGGGCCAGGGCATCGACACCCTGTTCGACGACCGCGATGAACGTCCGGGCGTCAAGTTCAACGAGGCCGACCTGCTGGGCTCCCCCATGCAGATCGTCATCGGCGGCAAGGGCCTGGAGCGGGGCGTGCTTGAGGCCAAGAACCGCAAGACGGGCGAGAAGCGCGAGCTGTCCGTGGCGGATTGGCGGAATGCGATTCTGGAATGGCGCAAGGAAGTGATGAAGGAGTGGGGACTGGCATAA
- a CDS encoding AAA family ATPase codes for MKIAFAGKGGVGKTTLCAWLGDYLARQGHDVLLVDADTALSLGQACGLEAENLPVPLYAREDLIRERIGSGYLSLNPDVSDLPEELSVDLPVHNASGPRPGRKRLLTMGSITGAGDGCACAANALLKSVLAHLVLQEENYVLVDLEAGVEHLGRGTVAGVDALVVVSEPSRRSLETAARVGALAGELGLARQVLAVNRGVGEPELPVMAGLPENVVHLPILPSLVDRQLTQASVLNLADGPLVDAVCARLLAAMAQNP; via the coding sequence ATGAAGATAGCATTCGCGGGCAAGGGTGGAGTAGGCAAGACCACACTCTGCGCCTGGCTGGGAGATTATCTGGCACGGCAGGGCCACGACGTGCTGCTGGTGGACGCGGACACGGCGCTCAGCCTGGGCCAGGCCTGCGGCCTTGAAGCCGAAAATCTGCCCGTGCCCCTATACGCACGCGAGGATCTGATCCGCGAGCGCATCGGCAGCGGCTACCTGAGCCTCAACCCCGACGTTTCCGACCTGCCCGAAGAACTCAGCGTCGATCTGCCGGTGCACAATGCCAGCGGACCCCGTCCGGGCCGCAAGCGCCTTTTGACCATGGGCTCCATCACCGGCGCCGGGGACGGCTGCGCCTGTGCGGCCAACGCTCTGCTGAAATCCGTGCTGGCCCATCTGGTGCTGCAGGAAGAAAACTACGTGCTGGTGGATCTGGAGGCCGGTGTGGAACATCTGGGACGGGGCACCGTGGCCGGGGTCGATGCTCTGGTGGTGGTCAGCGAACCAAGCCGCCGCTCCCTCGAAACGGCGGCCAGGGTCGGGGCGCTGGCCGGAGAACTGGGCCTTGCGCGGCAGGTGCTGGCGGTCAACCGAGGCGTCGGCGAACCCGAGCTGCCCGTCATGGCGGGACTGCCCGAAAACGTGGTGCATCTGCCGATCCTGCCGAGCCTGGTCGACCGGCAACTGACCCAGGCCAGCGTTTTGAATCTGGCCGACGGCCCTCTTGTGGATGCCGTGTGCGCCCGGTTGCTCGCCGCCATGGCTCAAAATCCCTGA
- a CDS encoding ADP-ribosylglycohydrolase family protein, whose translation MPGKDFQDRAIGAVMGAFIGDALALGPHWYYNLDDLRRDYGDWIDGYTAPMPGRYHDGLRAGEQSQAGFILELTLASLVERGGYDAEDFCQRMDNELFPLLDGTPVSGPGGYTSQSIREAWRRRVRQKLPWGQTAGQADTTEAIERTLAIAVRYALDPAQLATAVAGNAALTQADDVVLSMTVAYGAVLGQLVQGHALDANISDRLMKLVKTGALPFHAVTRENLQPPRPGDPDPPRAGRFASPDALLSPAYMAAAAEDPDVRIEPAWKVSLVYGMPCAIYHQLPAAYYLAARFRDDFESAVLHAVNGGGQNQARAILTGALVGAQTGFSGIPWRFTDGLVRGTGLLELAERLAEQAEEEGQA comes from the coding sequence ATGCCTGGTAAGGATTTTCAGGATCGTGCCATCGGGGCCGTCATGGGGGCTTTCATTGGGGACGCCCTGGCTCTTGGCCCGCACTGGTACTACAATCTGGACGATCTGCGCCGCGACTACGGCGACTGGATCGACGGCTACACCGCCCCCATGCCCGGCCGCTATCACGATGGTTTGCGGGCGGGCGAGCAGTCCCAGGCGGGGTTCATCCTCGAACTGACCCTGGCGTCCCTGGTGGAGCGCGGCGGCTACGATGCCGAGGATTTCTGCCAGCGCATGGACAATGAGCTCTTTCCCCTGCTCGACGGCACCCCCGTGAGCGGCCCGGGGGGCTACACCAGCCAGTCCATCCGCGAAGCCTGGCGGCGGCGGGTCAGGCAGAAGCTGCCGTGGGGGCAGACCGCAGGACAGGCCGACACCACCGAGGCCATCGAGCGCACCTTGGCCATCGCCGTGCGCTACGCCCTCGACCCTGCGCAGCTCGCCACCGCCGTGGCCGGTAACGCCGCCCTGACCCAGGCCGATGACGTGGTCCTGTCCATGACCGTGGCCTACGGCGCCGTGCTCGGGCAACTGGTGCAGGGTCATGCCCTGGACGCGAATATTTCGGACCGGCTCATGAAGCTGGTCAAGACCGGGGCGCTGCCGTTCCACGCCGTGACCCGCGAGAACCTCCAGCCGCCACGACCAGGCGACCCCGACCCGCCGCGCGCCGGGCGTTTCGCCTCGCCGGATGCGCTCCTGTCCCCGGCCTACATGGCCGCCGCAGCCGAGGACCCGGACGTGCGCATCGAACCGGCCTGGAAGGTTTCCTTGGTCTATGGCATGCCCTGCGCCATCTACCATCAGCTGCCCGCAGCGTACTATCTGGCGGCGCGCTTCCGCGACGACTTCGAATCCGCCGTGCTGCACGCCGTGAACGGCGGCGGGCAGAATCAGGCCCGCGCCATCCTGACGGGCGCCCTGGTCGGAGCCCAGACCGGATTTTCCGGCATTCCGTGGCGCTTCACCGACGGCCTCGTGCGCGGCACCGGCTTGCTGGAGCTTGCGGAGAGGCTTGCGGAGCAGGCGGAAGAAGAGGGGCAGGCCTAA